One Xyrauchen texanus isolate HMW12.3.18 chromosome 26, RBS_HiC_50CHRs, whole genome shotgun sequence genomic window, TGTAAATGGGCACTTAACCAAAATGATAAATATCTGTAGTGGTGTCCGTCAGGGATGCCCTTTATCTCCTCTCCTTTATGTGGCGTGCATTGAGCCACTGGCACAGATCTTGAGAAAGGATAAATGGATTAAAGGACTAGACGTTCGGGGACTGGTGGACTGACGGCGACCTGTGTGCTGTACATGGACGACGTGACCCTTTTAGCGACAGACTTTTTATCAGTAAGAAGAGCAATGGATGTGACAGACTGGTGCGGTCGGGCCTCGGAGCCAAGCTCAACAGAAGTAAGTCCGAGGCCCAGCTTTTTGGGCCTTGGGGAAACGTTGACACAGGTGGACTTGAAGTCGTTTTTAAAGAGACCGAGCTAAAAATTTTAGGGGTTAAATTTGACAAAGAGGGTGGAGGACGGGGAAATTGGACTGACATGCTAGGGAAAGTCAGGCAAAGACTGGGGTTTTGGGGACTAAGACAATTGACTCTAGAAGGAaaggttttaatatttaaagcagTGATTTTACCCTTACTTTTACTTACATGCTCTGTTTTTAGTCCCCCTAGGAGTTTTCTTCTAGACCTGGAGAGGGCAGTGTTTTATTTCTTGTGGGGGTCCAGGTGGGAAAGACTGAAAAGGGAGGTCATCAAGAAAAGACCAGAAAATGGGGAAAAGGCCTCCCAGACCCCCACCTGTTTTTAGCCAGCCGCTTCACTGCCCTGCATATTGGTTATCGCGGTGACCCCATCCACAGAAAATAAGACTGCAGCCATGGCCCGCTTTTGGATGGGGTCTTACCTGAGAgctttaaagattttaaaaaaagatttgacaACCCCAGTGGCTTTTAATCTTccaaaagaatatgattttatcaagaagtttttaaaaagaaattgtttAGAGTCGCAAGATGTCACCCTTTTAACCAACCACAAATCTCTTGTCTCTTTTGTGCAGGACCGGGAAACAGTGAGTCCAGTCCCAGGCCTCACACTAGGTGAGGCAAAAGATGTTTGGAAAAATGCTGCCCACCCAACTCTCCAGAATAGGCACAAGGACATGGCGTGGATGGTGGCCCATGAGATCCTCCCGGTCAGGGCGGTGATGCACTCCAGAGGCATGGCCAAGAATCCAGTCTGCCCTCGTCCGGGGTGTAGTGCCCCGGAGACAGTACGACACCTGCTCTGGGAGTGCAGCGCTGCGCGGGACCTGTGGGCCAAGACCGGCCCCCTGTATTTCCCGTGCCTGCCAGCGGGTAGGGTCCAGATGGATTACAAGCTCGCCATCCTTGGTGTGGGCCAGGGCTTGAAGGACTGTACAGCAAAAAACTTTACCTCGCTCTGGCTCACTTTCAACTCAATCAAGGATGCCATCTGGACCACAAGAAACCTGCTGGTGGGGAAACACGTTACGGTTCCCCTCCACGCCAGCGAGCAAATGGTAACATCAAAGCTGCAGGGGTACCGGTGCTGTTATTCGGACGGGGGCCGGGGTCACACGGAAGAGGTCCCGGCCGCCACCGTACTTTGGCCGCCTGTAGATGCACCCTTACCACCACCGGCTCACGGGAACAG contains:
- the LOC127619440 gene encoding uncharacterized protein LOC127619440, yielding MGSRYSVDSLQDRETVSPVPGLTLGEAKDVWKNAAHPTLQNRHKDMAWMVAHEILPVRAVMHSRGMAKNPVCPRPGCSAPETVRHLLWECSAARDLWAKTGPLYFPCLPAGRVQMDYKLAILGVGQGLKDCTAKNFTSLWLTFNSIKDAIWTTRNLLVGKHVTVPLHASEQMVTSKLQGYRCCYSDGGRGHTEEVPAATVLWPPVDAPLPPPAHGNSRPAGRRRGISSEHRSGMPSAFPGEWDDGQFDRDSSRS